In Nostoc sp. CENA543, a single genomic region encodes these proteins:
- a CDS encoding non-ribosomal peptide synthetase, with protein MTMTQNQQVVSLILRLQNLGCRIWAEDDKLRIRTSKNALTAELKQEIQNHKAEILTFLKAAKTQVVSTAEIPALSPDSPKLLSFAQQRLWLLAQLQGSSAIYNMPIALQLNGKLDIDALRSSLAYLLNRHESLRMYFPTVAGEPQIALGTGDWVLGTGDWEEAGEKFLQCPNIQDLIDAHAQEPFDLNTGPLFKAKLLQLEGEKSVLAINMHHIISDGWSMGVFVRELRQAYAAYSQGQTPNLAPLPIQYSDYAHWQRHWLQGEVLEKQINYWKQQLSDVSPLLELPTDYSRPAQQSYQGDRYCYSLSPELTAAVNAFSQQQGVSLYMTLLATLSILLSRYSRQEDLCIGSPIANRTHSQTEGLIGFFVNTLVMRQQIKPEQNFIEFLQQTRQTCLDAYAHQDVPFEVLVEKLRPERSMSYNPLFQVMLALENNESPDLDLSGLDIELLGVKGAIAKFDLTLLITESDNQLNCTWEYATDLFARATIQRMAEHFEVLLKGILDHPHQSINTLPLMTAAELLQLQCWNQTQTDYPEDQTLIDLFEQQVAKNPHHIALVFASQSLTYQQLNQKANQLAHYLIHNHQIQPDTLIGISVERSLEMIIGLLGILKAGGAYVPIDPNYPPERIQFMLEDSGISILLSQSFLLHKLPLTELTNSLQVICLDAENFTGESTANPTPQSTPDHLAYVIYTSGSTGRPKGVMIEHRGLVNLTLAVDEVLQIQPQSRVLQFASFSFDASMWEIATTLSAGACLYLAQKYTLSPSQDLVNFLEACQISHVTLPPSVLSLLPQATLPDLQVLVTGGETCPTELVTRWAKERRFFNGYGPTESTVCASIALCQPNGKKPLIGKPLSNLRIYLLDAQNQPLPPGIPGELCIAGVGLARGYLNRPQTTAQKFLEVELFGKVERIYKTGDLARWRDDGNLEYLGRIDEQVKLRGFRIELGEIESLLLQHPSVEEAVVTLYKTESNQSLIAYVMGIDDDFCSDLKKYLKSRVPEYMIPTQIIVLDELPLTPNGKTDRKALPTPHFTVTNLHTAPRNAVEQQLEKVWSAVLERQKIGIHDNFFDLGGHSLLAIKLLNHIQEVFGQKLALSSLFQNPTIAQLAEQLSDSQVRKSHSDLLSLQPQGNATPLFCVPGANGHGFYFQDLAVNLENHPVYSLETPGRDGINKVPKSVELHASQLLKLLRQQQAKSPYILAGYSSGCAVAFEMAAQLEQQGEKVELLVILDSGLVIHPEYLTNRAEIDWIWQLIQRVEAVKGIPLGITYADLTAQSDDQARWDLAAEYLYKKNVLPEYSSLDLLKTNMQVMIQLTINYANYQPRHQIAAPIVLFRASEVHEIVLQELRAISNYELSDWGWQAYTQNPVKVVSVPGNHGRMLYEPNVKILASQLRLMIT; from the coding sequence ATGACCATGACACAAAATCAACAAGTAGTTTCTTTAATACTTCGTTTGCAGAATCTGGGCTGTCGAATTTGGGCTGAAGATGATAAGTTACGGATTCGTACTAGCAAAAATGCCCTGACGGCGGAACTCAAGCAGGAAATTCAAAATCACAAAGCCGAGATTCTCACCTTCTTAAAAGCTGCTAAAACGCAAGTTGTCTCAACAGCAGAAATTCCGGCTTTAAGTCCCGACTCTCCCAAACTGCTTTCCTTTGCACAACAACGCCTCTGGCTCTTAGCACAACTCCAGGGTTCATCAGCTATTTATAATATGCCGATCGCTCTCCAATTAAACGGCAAACTAGATATTGATGCCCTGCGCTCTAGTCTGGCTTATCTGCTCAATCGCCATGAGAGTCTGAGGATGTATTTTCCTACGGTGGCAGGAGAACCCCAAATAGCTTTAGGGACTGGGGACTGGGTACTAGGGACTGGGGACTGGGAAGAAGCTGGGGAGAAATTTTTACAATGTCCAAATATCCAAGATTTAATTGATGCTCATGCACAAGAACCCTTTGACTTAAATACTGGCCCTTTGTTTAAAGCCAAACTGCTGCAATTAGAAGGGGAAAAATCTGTGTTGGCAATTAATATGCACCACATTATCAGTGATGGCTGGTCAATGGGTGTATTTGTGCGGGAGTTACGGCAAGCTTACGCTGCTTATTCTCAAGGTCAAACGCCAAATCTGGCTCCCTTACCGATTCAATACAGTGACTATGCCCATTGGCAACGCCACTGGTTACAAGGGGAAGTATTAGAAAAGCAGATTAATTACTGGAAACAGCAACTCAGCGACGTTTCCCCATTACTAGAATTACCTACTGATTATTCTCGTCCTGCACAGCAAAGTTATCAAGGCGATCGCTATTGCTACTCTCTCTCACCGGAATTAACTGCGGCCGTTAATGCTTTTAGTCAACAACAAGGCGTAAGTCTATATATGACGTTGTTGGCTACGTTGAGTATTTTACTATCTCGTTACAGTCGCCAAGAAGACTTATGTATTGGTTCTCCCATTGCTAACCGCACCCATAGCCAAACGGAAGGGTTAATTGGCTTTTTTGTCAATACTTTGGTAATGCGTCAGCAAATCAAACCAGAGCAAAATTTTATTGAGTTCTTACAGCAAACTCGCCAAACTTGTTTAGATGCGTATGCTCATCAAGACGTTCCCTTTGAGGTGTTGGTAGAAAAGTTACGTCCAGAACGCAGTATGAGCTATAACCCCTTATTCCAAGTGATGTTGGCTCTAGAAAATAATGAAAGTCCAGATTTGGATTTATCAGGGTTAGACATTGAATTGCTGGGAGTCAAGGGTGCGATCGCTAAGTTTGACTTAACCCTATTGATCACTGAGTCTGACAACCAGTTAAATTGCACTTGGGAATACGCTACCGACTTATTTGCCAGGGCTACTATCCAACGAATGGCAGAACACTTTGAAGTGCTACTCAAGGGCATTCTTGATCATCCGCACCAATCAATCAATACTTTGCCTTTGATGACAGCAGCCGAACTACTACAACTACAATGCTGGAATCAAACTCAAACTGATTATCCTGAAGATCAAACTTTAATTGACTTATTTGAACAACAAGTTGCCAAAAATCCTCATCATATTGCTTTAGTTTTTGCATCTCAAAGCCTCACTTATCAGCAACTAAATCAAAAAGCCAACCAACTCGCGCATTATTTAATTCACAATCACCAAATTCAACCAGATACCCTCATTGGTATTAGTGTTGAGCGTTCCTTAGAAATGATTATTGGGTTATTGGGTATCCTCAAAGCCGGTGGTGCTTATGTACCGATTGACCCTAATTATCCCCCAGAAAGAATTCAGTTCATGTTAGAAGATTCTGGGATATCTATATTGTTAAGCCAAAGCTTTCTCTTACACAAATTACCATTAACTGAACTGACCAACTCCCTACAAGTAATTTGTTTAGATGCAGAAAATTTTACTGGAGAATCAACAGCAAATCCCACTCCTCAAAGTACGCCCGATCATTTAGCTTATGTAATTTACACCTCTGGTTCAACGGGTAGACCTAAAGGTGTAATGATTGAGCATCGAGGATTGGTAAATCTGACTTTGGCAGTTGATGAAGTCTTGCAAATTCAACCCCAAAGCCGTGTCCTGCAATTTGCTTCTTTCAGTTTCGATGCTTCCATGTGGGAAATTGCGACTACCTTGAGTGCGGGTGCTTGTTTATATCTAGCCCAAAAATATACCTTGTCACCTAGTCAAGACTTAGTCAACTTTTTAGAAGCGTGCCAAATTTCCCACGTCACTCTACCCCCTTCAGTTTTATCTCTCTTACCCCAAGCCACCTTACCTGATTTGCAAGTTTTGGTGACTGGGGGTGAAACTTGCCCTACAGAATTAGTTACCCGATGGGCAAAAGAACGGCGTTTTTTCAATGGCTACGGGCCTACGGAATCTACAGTTTGTGCCAGCATTGCTCTTTGTCAACCCAATGGTAAAAAACCGCTTATTGGTAAACCATTATCTAATCTTCGCATCTATCTTTTAGATGCACAAAATCAACCTTTACCCCCAGGAATACCAGGAGAATTGTGCATTGCTGGAGTTGGTTTAGCCAGAGGTTATCTAAATCGTCCCCAAACTACTGCTCAAAAATTTCTGGAAGTGGAATTATTCGGTAAAGTTGAGCGCATTTATAAAACTGGTGATTTAGCCAGATGGCGAGATGATGGCAATTTAGAATATCTGGGGCGCATTGACGAGCAGGTAAAATTACGCGGTTTTAGAATTGAATTAGGTGAAATTGAGTCACTATTATTACAACATCCATCTGTGGAAGAAGCGGTTGTCACTTTATATAAAACGGAGAGCAACCAAAGTTTAATTGCTTATGTAATGGGAATTGATGATGATTTTTGTAGTGATTTGAAAAAATATCTCAAATCAAGAGTACCTGAATACATGATTCCTACTCAGATCATTGTCTTAGATGAATTACCTTTAACTCCTAATGGCAAAACAGACCGTAAAGCTTTACCTACTCCTCATTTTACGGTGACGAATTTACATACAGCACCACGCAACGCAGTTGAACAACAATTAGAGAAGGTTTGGTCTGCTGTACTCGAACGTCAAAAAATTGGTATTCATGATAACTTTTTTGATTTGGGTGGACATTCTTTATTAGCCATCAAATTACTTAATCATATTCAAGAAGTATTTGGACAAAAACTGGCTTTAAGCAGTTTATTTCAAAATCCAACCATTGCTCAATTAGCCGAACAACTCTCTGATAGTCAGGTACGAAAATCTCATTCCGATTTGCTTTCACTCCAGCCTCAAGGAAATGCCACTCCTCTATTTTGTGTACCTGGTGCTAACGGACATGGTTTCTATTTTCAAGATTTGGCTGTCAACTTAGAAAATCATCCAGTCTATAGTCTAGAAACTCCAGGGAGAGATGGAATTAATAAGGTTCCAAAGTCAGTAGAGCTTCATGCTAGTCAACTCCTAAAATTACTACGTCAGCAGCAAGCAAAAAGTCCATACATATTAGCAGGATATTCATCAGGTTGTGCTGTCGCTTTTGAAATGGCTGCCCAACTAGAACAGCAAGGTGAAAAGGTAGAATTACTAGTTATCTTAGATTCTGGATTGGTAATTCACCCTGAATATTTAACTAATAGGGCAGAGATTGATTGGATTTGGCAATTAATCCAACGAGTTGAAGCTGTCAAGGGAATTCCTCTGGGTATAACATACGCTGATTTAACTGCTCAAAGTGATGACCAAGCCCGTTGGGATTTAGCGGCAGAGTATTTATACAAAAAGAATGTCTTACCAGAATACTCAAGTCTTGATTTACTCAAAACCAATATGCAGGTCATGATACAGCTGACAATTAATTACGCAAATTATCAGCCTCGTCATCAAATTGCTGCGCCAATTGTTTTATTCCGCGCCTCAGAAGTGCATGAAATTGTTTTGCAAGAACTCCGAGCTATTTCTAATTACGAGCTATCGGATTGGGGATGGCAAGCATATACTCAAAACCCCGTCAAAGTCGTATCTGTACCAGGAAACCACGGTCGAATGCTTTATGAACCGAATGTAAAAATCTTAGCCTCGCAATTACGGTTAATGATCACTTAA
- a CDS encoding 2-isopropylmalate synthase — protein MQTLPIKIYDETLRDGEQQVDIFFSYPNKHKLARLIAQTGVDGFAIMPSVCEQEAELLESLVLEGWDELITADTMMGKEHIDQAKSYGVKRLILFHAVSDRLLFLRNPQVRLMSEFQGKTIDDDIPSHIINKIRQDALDVIVENLHYATNVAGMRVDFAAEDASRADFDFLVECIRSCSPYIENFLLCDTVGVLNPDKSYIWINDLLQSTAGVALGVHYHNDMGLALENTLQSLMAGATLVSGTFCGLGERAGNVALEQVLDGLRVRFGIEVEGIDYDEITKVTNYIQQMGIRPAPPYSQTAQSHESGIHVNSLFRDPKSYAIFPHNKIDVVFGKWSGVSNFQYLFEKQLQNPQPRQKYEKMRSVIKSLAAEQERYFTANEVLKLWKDGIFE, from the coding sequence ATGCAAACTCTTCCGATCAAAATTTACGATGAAACCCTGCGGGATGGAGAACAACAAGTAGACATTTTCTTCTCATATCCCAATAAACACAAACTTGCCCGTCTGATTGCACAAACAGGAGTTGATGGATTTGCCATCATGCCGAGTGTCTGCGAACAAGAAGCAGAGCTACTCGAATCCTTAGTATTAGAGGGATGGGACGAGCTGATTACGGCTGATACGATGATGGGAAAAGAACACATTGATCAGGCAAAAAGCTACGGTGTAAAACGCCTGATTCTATTCCATGCAGTTTCTGATCGACTGCTGTTTTTACGCAATCCCCAAGTTCGCCTCATGAGTGAATTTCAAGGGAAAACTATTGATGACGATATCCCATCCCACATCATCAATAAGATTCGTCAAGATGCTCTTGATGTGATTGTAGAGAATCTCCACTACGCTACAAACGTGGCTGGAATGAGAGTAGATTTTGCGGCGGAAGATGCTTCTAGAGCCGATTTTGACTTTTTAGTAGAATGTATTCGCTCGTGCAGTCCTTATATCGAAAACTTCTTACTGTGCGATACGGTGGGGGTACTTAATCCAGACAAAAGTTATATCTGGATTAATGATTTACTCCAATCTACCGCAGGGGTAGCGTTGGGAGTACATTATCACAACGATATGGGCTTGGCTTTAGAAAATACTCTCCAGTCTCTGATGGCGGGAGCTACTTTAGTGTCGGGGACATTTTGTGGTTTGGGAGAACGAGCCGGAAATGTTGCGCTTGAGCAGGTATTGGATGGGTTGCGAGTCCGGTTTGGCATTGAGGTAGAGGGGATCGACTACGACGAAATTACCAAAGTGACTAACTATATTCAGCAAATGGGGATTCGTCCTGCACCACCCTATTCTCAAACTGCACAAAGTCACGAATCAGGTATCCATGTCAATTCTTTGTTTCGTGACCCCAAAAGCTATGCCATATTTCCTCACAACAAGATAGATGTAGTATTTGGGAAATGGAGTGGAGTCAGTAATTTCCAATATCTATTTGAAAAGCAATTACAAAATCCTCAACCTAGACAAAAGTATGAGAAAATGCGTTCTGTAATCAAATCTCTGGCAGCAGAACAAGAACGCTATTTTACAGCTAACGAAGTCTTAAAACTATGGAAAGATGGTATCTTTGAATAA